A single window of Candidatus Methylomirabilis tolerans DNA harbors:
- a CDS encoding DUF5752 family protein, whose translation MRERAEVPFAFCGCVELRRMLGLKAKTEQELADLLRQVPLDSVYYHTHSPLLRHRYRAGVYSNDFATWAAVEVRDLVLGERLAVVDPLSFDSLSSLREEIVSVIDNHLASITVVPRVVYGEPFEFIESTIIGVPTGLETYTLEEFVQALNEIDDTTIYYHAIETRVRLKPARTHFSAWLRDRLNLPLLAARVQALDPYAVGLERIRTQMLAYCGQVLSLGRDL comes from the coding sequence ATGCGGGAGCGTGCTGAGGTACCGTTTGCGTTTTGCGGCTGCGTCGAACTGCGGCGGATGCTGGGACTGAAGGCAAAGACCGAACAGGAGCTGGCGGATCTCCTGAGGCAGGTTCCCCTTGATTCGGTCTACTACCATACGCACAGTCCCTTGCTGCGGCACCGATATAGGGCCGGGGTGTACTCTAACGACTTCGCCACCTGGGCGGCTGTCGAGGTCCGCGATCTGGTTCTGGGCGAGCGCCTTGCAGTCGTAGATCCCCTTAGTTTCGACTCGCTGTCCAGTTTGAGGGAAGAGATCGTCTCCGTGATCGACAATCACCTGGCGAGCATAACGGTCGTTCCTCGTGTTGTCTATGGCGAGCCATTCGAATTTATTGAGTCCACAATTATAGGGGTGCCGACGGGACTCGAGACGTACACCCTTGAGGAATTTGTACAGGCCCTGAACGAAATAGACGACACGACTATTTACTATCATGCCATTGAGACCAGGGTGCGTCTGAAGCCTGCCCGAACGCATTTCTCCGCCTGGCTAAGGGATCGCCTCAACTTACCGTTATTGGCCGCTAGAGTACAGGCCCTGGACCCGTACGCCGTGGGCCTGGAACGGATACGGACCCAGATGCTAGCTTACTGTGGGCAGGTGTTGAGTCTAGGACGAGACTTATGA
- a CDS encoding glycosyltransferase has protein sequence MNTVSLDDYRGVTPKGTLQFLRCLAERVRGRRFLHVNSTRYGGGVAEILHRLVPIMTDVGVDAHWEVIKGDPAFFSVTKALHNALQGREELITKAMLSHYVDTNRENARNLSLEGDLVLIHDPQPAPLINHRPAEGKWVWRCHIDLSHPQRQTWRHLRKYVAKYDGAIFSLPKFSQQIPIPQFLVYPSIDPLSDKNRELSQEEMDGILMRLDISRDKPILLQVSRFDRFKDPIGVIKAYRLVKKHYDCRLILAGGKAQDDPEGEEVLADVREEAGHDPDIHVLELSPDSHVEINALQRAATIVLQKSLREGFGLTVAEAMWKGKPVIGGAAGGITVQVIHDVTGYTVNSVEGAAFRIRYLLENPDLIAKMGEAGREYVRREFLITRHLTDYLTLLTRLAE, from the coding sequence ATGAATACCGTAAGCCTTGACGACTATCGAGGAGTCACCCCTAAAGGGACTCTGCAGTTCCTGCGATGTCTCGCAGAGCGCGTGCGAGGTAGACGGTTCCTCCACGTCAACTCCACCCGATACGGCGGCGGGGTGGCCGAGATCCTTCATCGGCTGGTGCCGATCATGACCGACGTTGGGGTGGATGCCCACTGGGAAGTGATCAAAGGGGACCCTGCTTTCTTCTCTGTCACTAAGGCTCTTCACAACGCTCTCCAGGGGCGGGAAGAATTGATCACAAAAGCGATGCTCAGCCACTACGTGGACACCAATCGAGAAAACGCACGAAACCTGTCGCTTGAAGGGGACCTAGTGCTGATACACGATCCTCAACCTGCGCCGCTTATCAACCACCGCCCTGCAGAAGGGAAGTGGGTGTGGCGTTGTCATATCGATCTATCGCATCCCCAGCGACAGACCTGGCGTCACCTCAGGAAGTACGTGGCCAAATACGATGGAGCTATCTTCTCGTTACCAAAATTCTCGCAACAGATTCCGATCCCGCAGTTCCTCGTGTACCCGTCTATTGACCCGCTCAGCGACAAAAATCGGGAACTAAGCCAGGAAGAGATGGACGGGATTCTGATGCGATTGGACATCTCGAGGGACAAGCCGATCCTTCTGCAGGTATCCCGGTTCGACCGGTTCAAGGACCCCATCGGAGTGATCAAGGCCTACCGCTTGGTTAAAAAACACTATGACTGTCGCCTGATACTGGCAGGCGGAAAAGCCCAGGATGATCCAGAGGGAGAAGAGGTGCTGGCGGACGTTCGCGAGGAGGCAGGCCATGATCCGGATATTCATGTTCTGGAGCTATCACCAGACTCTCACGTGGAGATTAATGCGCTCCAACGGGCAGCCACCATCGTCCTGCAAAAATCTCTTCGGGAAGGGTTCGGCCTCACAGTGGCTGAGGCCATGTGGAAAGGGAAGCCGGTCATTGGTGGGGCAGCCGGCGGGATCACTGTCCAGGTGATCCATGACGTGACCGGGTACACGGTGAACTCGGTGGAAGGGGCGGCGTTTCGTATTCGGTACTTGCTGGAGAATCCGGACCTGATCGCCAAGATGGGCGAGGCCGGGCGGGAGTATGTGCGTCGGGAATTTCTGATCACACGGCACTTGACTGACTACCTGACCCTGCTAACCCGCCTCGCCGAATAA